From the Psilocybe cubensis strain MGC-MH-2018 chromosome 9, whole genome shotgun sequence genome, one window contains:
- a CDS encoding Short-chain dehydrogenase: MASPTPARRIAFITGSAQGIGRAIALRLAEDGYDVALNDIPKFESELNEVSELIKANTKSQAKTYIHIADVTIQKEINAAIDAVVENLGGLDVMVANAGICIVKPFLEVTTEDWDRIFAINTRAAFFAYQYAAKVMIKQGRGGRIIGACSGAGMQASPMLSAYSSTKFALRGLTQAAAGELGQYGITVNAYAPGPIVTPMLNGVGDSLGGKDAVFAAEAARIPVGYIGKPEDVAGLVSYLASKESHFVNGENHSAENIATGALLMHDSLFMGS, encoded by the exons ATGGCCTCACCCACTCCCGCTCGCAGAATCGCATTCATTACAGGGTCCGCTCAGGGGATAGGTCGCGCCATAGCCTTGCGCCTGGCAGAGGATGGCTATGATGTTGCTCTGAACGATATACCTAAATTTGAATCAGAACTGAATGAAGTATCGGAGTTAATCAAGGCCAATACCAAATCACAGGCGAAGACCTACATTCATATTGCCGATGTTACCAttcaaaaagaaatcaacGCTGCCATCGACGCTGTTGTGGAGAATCTAGGCGGTCTAGATGTT ATGGTAGCTAATGCTGGCATATGTATTGTCAAGCCATTTTTGGAGG TCACAACGGAAGATTGGGACCGTATTTTTGCCATCAACACCAGAGCGGCATTTTTCGCCTACCAGTACGCTGCAAAGGTTATGATTAAACAAGGACGTGGGGGAAGAATTATCGGAGCCTGTTCGGGAGCTGGAATGCAAG CTTCGCCCATGCTGTCCGCTTACAGTTCCACAAAGTTTGCACTTCGTGGATTAACTCAGGCTGCCG CCGGTGAACTGGGTCAATATGGCATCACGGTTAATGCTTATGCTCCAG GACCCATTGTAACCCCCATGT TAAATGGAGTGGGAGACTCGTTGGGCGGCAAGGATGCCGTATTTGCAGCT GAAGCCGCCCGTATTCCAGTCGGGTATATCGGAAAGCCGGAAGATGTCGCTGGTCTCGTGTCCTACCTTGCCTCTAAGGAATCTCATTTTGTTAATGGTGAGAATCATTCCGCTGAGAATATAGCCACCGGTGCGTTACTGATGCACGACTCCTTATTCATGGGATCCTGA